A window of Eubacteriaceae bacterium ES3 contains these coding sequences:
- a CDS encoding MarR family winged helix-turn-helix transcriptional regulator, which translates to MICKKNDLYEVYQRLHELEAEFLDTEKSFCQAQELTSNQIKYLKIIDARYRVTFSQLAEETNNSKPTITETISRFISQGCVYRERSAEDRRVFYIYLTPKGKSIARAQEKTKLRLIERIQENLTEDEMKQFIILLNKVLS; encoded by the coding sequence ATGATATGTAAGAAAAATGATTTGTATGAAGTTTATCAGCGACTACATGAACTGGAAGCAGAATTTCTCGATACAGAAAAGTCATTTTGTCAGGCGCAGGAGTTGACATCCAATCAGATTAAATATTTAAAGATCATTGATGCGAGATATCGGGTCACTTTCAGTCAACTGGCTGAGGAGACCAATAATTCCAAACCAACGATTACCGAAACGATTAGTCGATTCATCTCCCAGGGCTGCGTGTATCGTGAACGATCTGCAGAAGATCGCAGAGTTTTTTATATCTACCTCACACCAAAGGGCAAGTCCATAGCCCGAGCACAAGAAAAAACAAAATTGCGATTAATTGAACGTATTCAGGAAAATCTGACCGAAGATGAGATGAAGCAGTTTATTATCCTGCTTAACAAGGTTCTCAGTTAG
- a CDS encoding DUF896 domain-containing protein has protein sequence MITKENIDRINELARKKKSVGLTEDELDEQMTLRAAYLEAVRKNVKEQLSQVEIVD, from the coding sequence ATGATAACTAAAGAAAATATTGATAGAATTAATGAACTGGCACGAAAGAAAAAATCTGTCGGTTTAACCGAAGATGAATTGGATGAACAGATGACGCTGCGGGCGGCCTATCTTGAAGCGGTCAGAAAAAATGTAAAAGAGCAGCTGAGTCAGGTAGAAATAGTCGATTGA
- the miaA gene encoding tRNA (adenosine(37)-N6)-dimethylallyltransferase MiaA, with the protein MKNKPDVIVILGPTASGKTGLGVEVAKKIGGEIISADSMQIYKFMNIGTAKVTEEEMEGIPHHLIDFVMPNEDFSVADYKDLATQKIWEIVERNKIPMVVGGTGLYINSLTLPWNFEKKAGDEEVRWRLTAEAEVLGRDYLYERLQEIDPVSAEKIHPNNINRVIRALEIFEVTGKPKSHLDEQNKNQDLPFNYHLIGIDWPREILYDRINSRVDQMIENGLLEEGEMLLEREYDWNLGAMKAIGYKELRPYYENQALLQEVVEILKRDTRHFAKRQMTWFRKDGRINWLKMDLSKTVDQLVTECLDIIHRAGIKEKGI; encoded by the coding sequence ATGAAAAACAAACCGGACGTGATTGTGATTCTGGGACCAACAGCCAGTGGTAAAACTGGATTAGGTGTGGAAGTCGCGAAAAAAATCGGTGGGGAGATCATTTCTGCTGATTCCATGCAGATTTACAAATTTATGAATATCGGGACCGCCAAGGTGACAGAAGAAGAGATGGAGGGGATTCCCCATCATCTGATTGATTTTGTCATGCCTAACGAAGATTTCAGTGTTGCAGACTACAAGGACCTGGCAACGCAAAAGATATGGGAGATTGTTGAGCGGAATAAAATTCCGATGGTGGTTGGCGGAACCGGCCTTTATATCAATAGCCTGACCTTACCCTGGAATTTTGAAAAAAAAGCCGGAGATGAAGAGGTCCGCTGGCGGCTGACCGCTGAAGCTGAAGTTTTAGGCCGCGATTATCTTTATGAACGTCTCCAGGAAATTGATCCGGTCAGTGCCGAAAAAATCCATCCCAATAATATCAATCGGGTCATCCGGGCCCTGGAAATTTTTGAGGTAACGGGAAAGCCGAAATCACATTTAGACGAACAGAATAAAAATCAGGACTTGCCTTTTAATTACCACCTGATTGGTATTGACTGGCCACGAGAAATCCTCTATGACCGGATTAATTCCCGGGTCGATCAGATGATTGAAAATGGCCTTTTAGAAGAAGGTGAAATGTTACTGGAACGTGAATATGATTGGAATCTGGGAGCCATGAAAGCCATTGGCTACAAAGAGTTACGGCCCTATTATGAAAATCAGGCATTGCTTCAAGAAGTGGTGGAAATACTAAAGCGGGATACCAGACATTTTGCCAAACGCCAGATGACCTGGTTTAGAAAAGATGGTCGGATTAACTGGCTCAAGATGGATTTATCAAAAACCGTCGACCAACTGGTGACAGAATGCCTCGATATCATACATCGTGCAGGAATTAAAGAAAAAGGAATATAA
- a CDS encoding aminopeptidase: MSQKEKSEGTLLKEKLEKNWDSAWKDFTEDKELKTFGDDYLEFLTIGKTERQWVKMSIALAEKKGYRPLEKAIKKGKLEAGDKVYAVHKNKTVILFNIGKKPIAEGMAIIGAHIDAPRLDLKPSPLYESDDLGLFKTHYYGGIKKYHWVTIPLALHGTVMKKDGGSVDISIGEHAADPVFCITDLLPHLSQEQNGKKLSEAITGEGLNLLIGSRPYPEKDLKEGVKANLLKILNDKYGIIEEDFATAELEVVPAGAARNVGFDESLIGGYGQDDRVCAYTALRAILDQEDKSKRTQCVILADKEEIGSVGNTGMHSRFFENSVAEIIDLLGEKKPELTLRRCLMSSEMLSADVTAGFDPNYSGTHDKLNAPYIGKGIVLSKYGGARGKSGSNDAHAEFVSKMRKLMDDAGVVWQMGELGRIDLGGGGTIAYILAEYGMDVLDCGPALLSMHAPFEISSKIDVFMTYKGYREFLKNS; this comes from the coding sequence ATGAGTCAGAAAGAAAAATCAGAAGGAACATTGCTAAAAGAAAAACTGGAAAAGAACTGGGATTCTGCCTGGAAGGATTTTACCGAAGACAAAGAACTGAAAACCTTTGGAGATGATTACCTGGAGTTTCTGACGATCGGGAAGACAGAACGTCAGTGGGTTAAAATGAGCATTGCCCTGGCTGAGAAAAAAGGATATCGTCCGCTCGAAAAAGCGATTAAAAAGGGTAAGCTGGAAGCTGGCGATAAGGTCTATGCGGTTCATAAAAATAAGACTGTCATCCTCTTTAATATCGGGAAAAAACCGATTGCTGAAGGGATGGCAATTATCGGGGCTCACATCGATGCGCCAAGACTGGATTTAAAACCTTCTCCTTTATATGAATCAGATGATTTGGGCTTATTCAAAACCCATTATTACGGTGGCATTAAAAAATACCATTGGGTTACGATCCCTTTGGCACTTCACGGTACAGTTATGAAAAAGGACGGCGGCTCAGTTGATATTTCAATTGGCGAGCACGCGGCTGATCCGGTATTTTGTATCACCGACCTGCTGCCCCACCTGTCACAAGAGCAAAATGGCAAAAAACTCAGTGAGGCGATTACCGGTGAAGGTCTGAATCTTTTAATCGGCAGCCGGCCATACCCGGAAAAGGATTTAAAAGAAGGCGTAAAAGCCAATCTGTTAAAGATTTTAAACGATAAATACGGGATTATTGAGGAAGATTTTGCTACTGCCGAGCTGGAAGTTGTACCGGCAGGAGCAGCCAGAAACGTTGGCTTCGACGAAAGTCTAATCGGCGGTTACGGGCAGGATGATCGCGTTTGCGCTTATACAGCGCTTAGAGCGATTCTGGATCAGGAAGATAAGTCTAAGCGTACCCAATGTGTGATCCTGGCCGATAAAGAAGAAATCGGCAGTGTCGGAAATACCGGAATGCATTCGCGATTTTTTGAAAATTCAGTGGCAGAAATAATTGATCTGCTGGGTGAGAAAAAACCCGAACTGACTTTAAGACGATGCCTGATGTCGTCAGAAATGCTGTCTGCTGATGTAACAGCGGGATTTGATCCTAATTATAGCGGCACCCATGATAAACTCAACGCCCCTTATATTGGCAAAGGAATCGTATTATCAAAATACGGCGGCGCCCGCGGGAAATCCGGTTCGAATGATGCCCATGCTGAATTTGTGAGTAAAATGAGAAAGCTGATGGATGATGCCGGCGTTGTCTGGCAAATGGGTGAGCTGGGACGTATCGATCTCGGCGGCGGCGGAACTATCGCTTATATTTTAGCCGAATATGGAATGGATGTTCTGGATTGTGGTCCGGCTCTTTTAAGCATGCACGCCCCATTTGAGATATCGTCGAAAATCGACGTTTTTATGACTTACAAAGGCTATCGCGAATTTTTGAAAAACAGTTAA
- a CDS encoding helix-turn-helix transcriptional regulator, translating into MKNTLSKCFKELLDDNGQTIYGLAEILEIERTQLQKFFSGSRNLSRENFKILVDYFKPDQEKLYELLTLFEIESQGLYRYNEHYKFMDLLQTLSSFQDSKKDFLKSTRLPLNYEIEKLPLQFVEGNTQVISVIENLLFKEMQREQEAHVILSLRENYDLLNELLLRMDYMDLTGGVVQNLIPIVNNKKLENNLEALETAFMLGCLKNIKFEPYYYYTASKKGTDLSILMPNYFITSSNLLLIDDDLKSAVIVDRPEVIDYYKNKATSIIRQSQSLINRVETQCPINARACFIHEDENKKREYMIAQKAIDFLKEKDPENKMARRSLYEQILPDGENEPSVFLLRDQFISGKNSIVFKYNEESMDFEIIFECHHAKKIAGIRINEFGINKAFNEFVRHLPESVYIYSREEIEKWFKKAP; encoded by the coding sequence ATGAAAAATACCTTATCGAAATGTTTTAAAGAACTACTGGATGATAATGGCCAGACCATCTACGGATTGGCAGAAATATTAGAAATTGAACGAACACAGCTGCAAAAGTTTTTTTCTGGTTCCAGAAATTTATCCCGAGAAAATTTTAAAATTCTGGTGGACTATTTCAAACCGGACCAGGAAAAACTTTATGAGCTTCTTACCTTGTTTGAAATAGAGAGTCAGGGCCTTTATCGCTATAATGAACACTACAAATTTATGGACCTTTTGCAAACACTTAGCAGCTTTCAGGACAGCAAAAAAGACTTTTTAAAAAGCACGCGACTGCCCTTAAATTATGAAATAGAAAAACTTCCACTTCAGTTTGTTGAGGGCAATACACAGGTCATTTCAGTAATTGAAAATCTTTTGTTTAAGGAAATGCAACGTGAACAGGAGGCCCATGTGATCCTGTCGCTGAGAGAAAACTATGATCTTTTAAACGAGTTGCTGCTGCGGATGGACTATATGGACTTAACCGGGGGAGTCGTCCAAAATTTAATTCCGATAGTCAATAATAAAAAGTTGGAGAATAATCTTGAGGCGTTAGAGACAGCTTTTATGTTAGGTTGTCTTAAAAATATCAAATTTGAACCATATTATTATTATACGGCATCTAAAAAAGGAACAGATTTGAGTATTTTAATGCCAAACTATTTTATTACATCTTCGAATCTGCTCTTAATCGATGACGATTTAAAGTCGGCAGTTATTGTTGACCGCCCGGAAGTCATTGATTACTATAAAAATAAGGCAACTTCAATTATTCGCCAGTCCCAATCGCTTATTAACAGGGTAGAAACCCAGTGTCCGATCAATGCCAGAGCCTGCTTTATTCATGAAGATGAAAATAAAAAGCGAGAATATATGATCGCCCAGAAGGCAATCGATTTTCTTAAAGAAAAAGATCCTGAAAATAAGATGGCTAGAAGAAGTCTTTATGAACAGATATTGCCTGACGGTGAAAATGAACCTTCTGTTTTTTTACTGCGCGATCAATTTATCAGTGGTAAAAATTCGATTGTTTTTAAGTATAATGAAGAATCAATGGACTTTGAAATCATTTTTGAATGTCATCATGCAAAAAAAATAGCTGGTATCAGGATTAATGAATTCGGGATTAACAAGGCTTTCAATGAGTTTGTCAGGCACCTGCCCGAATCTGTTTACATTTATTCTCGAGAAGAAATTGAAAAATGGTTTAAAAAAGCCCCGTGA
- the lon gene encoding endopeptidase La, whose protein sequence is MNTFEVKNAPLIPITETVIYPGISNRIFVNDEIGNNIKELIIKNNTLAIGLSTTDYKGLVQLTADSFYRIGVLMKFDNIQKSDNGYIIDITTINRVKTLDFKFEEKQITASYVEQPDILDVNEDEEQEMIIYIKGLMKELGHNFKGAEYFLNIIDGLGSLEEIMGYTVPMMGISLKNKQDLLEIDSLKERTLSFIDYIIREKDSVHLQLEISRKYSQRRDKTYREAMLREQLKNIKAELGEMDAELEEEIDYRKRVDEADFPEEIRKVALKEVRKLENSPPNGGESNVIMNYLDLLLELPWTSEHKEIDIDNARKVLNEHHYGIDDVKKRIIEHLAVMKLKEDKQGSILLLVGPPGTGKTSLGKSIAEALDRKYVRASLGGVRDEAEIRGHRKTYLGAMPGRIIKGINNAESKNPVFILDEIDKMGMSHQGDPGAALLEVLDPEQNSTFSDHYLEVPYDLSEVFFIATANDLSTIPGPLLDRAEVIQLSSYTNGEKRHIASEHLIPKVLKDHGLTDEMLQFDPEAIELIIENYTAEAGVRGLTKQLAKIARVVSEKIVSKTVELPFVVSDKNLGDLLGNKTRRHEKAGENNKPGVVTGMAWTAVGGEILFTEASLMPGNGKLTLTGQLGDVMKESATIAMSLIRGRLGDLADGFDFFKNDTHIHVPSGSTPKDGPSAGVTLTTALASLIIGKPVDSKLAMTGEITLSGQVLPVGGIKEKVIAAHRSGIKKVLLPKENEKDVADIPEEVRNELEIVYCGSIEEVLKQALGIELPEPKLIFNRPEDETKATLNIN, encoded by the coding sequence ATGAATACTTTTGAAGTAAAAAACGCACCACTTATTCCGATCACGGAAACAGTCATTTACCCGGGGATTTCTAATCGAATCTTTGTAAATGATGAAATTGGCAATAATATAAAAGAATTGATTATAAAAAACAACACCCTGGCAATCGGGTTGTCAACCACTGACTATAAAGGTCTGGTACAACTAACTGCTGATTCCTTTTATCGAATTGGTGTATTAATGAAATTTGACAATATTCAGAAATCAGATAATGGATACATTATCGATATTACCACAATTAACCGAGTTAAAACTCTGGATTTCAAATTTGAAGAAAAACAGATTACCGCTTCCTACGTTGAACAACCGGATATACTGGATGTTAACGAGGATGAAGAGCAGGAAATGATCATCTATATTAAAGGACTGATGAAAGAGCTGGGCCATAATTTTAAGGGCGCAGAATATTTCCTGAATATCATTGATGGCTTAGGCTCACTTGAAGAAATCATGGGATACACCGTTCCAATGATGGGAATTTCTTTGAAGAATAAACAGGATTTATTAGAAATTGACTCTTTAAAAGAAAGAACCTTAAGTTTCATTGATTATATCATTAGAGAGAAAGATTCCGTTCACCTGCAGCTGGAAATCAGCCGTAAATATTCGCAGCGACGAGATAAAACCTACCGTGAAGCAATGCTTCGTGAACAGCTGAAGAACATCAAAGCTGAACTGGGTGAAATGGATGCAGAACTTGAAGAAGAAATTGATTACCGTAAAAGGGTTGACGAAGCAGATTTTCCGGAAGAAATCAGAAAAGTTGCTTTAAAAGAAGTCCGTAAACTGGAAAATTCGCCACCAAACGGTGGTGAAAGCAATGTCATTATGAATTATCTGGATTTGCTGTTAGAACTTCCGTGGACCAGTGAGCATAAAGAAATTGACATTGACAATGCCAGAAAAGTATTAAATGAACATCACTATGGAATTGACGATGTTAAAAAACGAATCATCGAGCATCTGGCCGTGATGAAATTAAAAGAAGACAAACAGGGTTCAATCCTCTTGCTTGTGGGACCTCCGGGAACCGGGAAAACCAGCCTGGGTAAGAGTATTGCCGAAGCATTGGATCGTAAATATGTCAGAGCAAGTCTTGGCGGTGTTCGAGATGAAGCAGAAATTCGTGGTCATCGAAAAACTTATCTGGGTGCAATGCCAGGACGAATCATTAAAGGCATCAATAATGCTGAATCTAAAAATCCTGTCTTTATCCTGGATGAAATTGACAAAATGGGAATGTCACATCAAGGCGACCCGGGAGCTGCTTTACTGGAAGTTTTGGATCCCGAACAGAACTCAACTTTCTCAGATCATTATCTGGAAGTTCCCTACGACTTGTCAGAAGTATTCTTTATTGCGACAGCCAATGATTTAAGCACTATTCCTGGTCCGCTTTTAGACCGTGCAGAAGTCATCCAGTTGTCAAGCTACACTAATGGAGAAAAACGTCATATTGCAAGTGAGCATTTAATTCCTAAAGTATTGAAGGACCATGGTTTAACCGATGAAATGTTACAGTTTGATCCGGAAGCTATTGAGCTGATCATTGAAAATTATACCGCCGAAGCCGGCGTTCGAGGACTGACTAAACAGCTGGCAAAAATTGCCCGAGTCGTATCAGAAAAGATTGTTTCAAAAACTGTGGAACTGCCATTTGTGGTATCTGATAAAAACTTGGGTGATCTCTTAGGTAATAAAACCAGACGCCATGAAAAAGCCGGCGAAAATAATAAACCGGGTGTGGTTACTGGAATGGCTTGGACCGCAGTAGGTGGAGAGATTCTCTTTACGGAAGCCAGCTTAATGCCAGGTAACGGCAAATTGACCTTAACCGGACAGCTTGGTGACGTGATGAAAGAAAGTGCCACCATTGCCATGAGTTTAATTAGAGGACGCCTGGGTGATCTGGCTGATGGATTTGATTTCTTTAAAAATGATACCCACATCCATGTCCCATCAGGTTCGACTCCTAAAGACGGCCCATCTGCCGGTGTGACCTTAACGACCGCTCTGGCCTCACTGATTATTGGCAAGCCGGTGGACTCAAAACTGGCAATGACCGGAGAAATTACGCTTAGTGGTCAGGTATTACCAGTTGGAGGCATTAAAGAAAAAGTTATTGCAGCACATCGCAGCGGTATTAAAAAAGTACTGCTTCCTAAAGAAAATGAAAAAGATGTAGCTGATATTCCAGAAGAAGTTCGTAATGAGCTGGAAATTGTATACTGTGGCTCAATTGAAGAAGTTTTAAAACAGGCACTTGGCATAGAATTGCCGGAACCGAAACTGATTTTCAACCGTCCCGAAGACGAAACAAAAGCGACGCTAAACATTAACTAA
- the mutL gene encoding DNA mismatch repair endonuclease MutL — translation MLSAETINKIAAGEVIVRPVSVVKELVENSIDAGAKKIAVTLEAGGKQSITVRDDGCGIAYKEVPLAFKRHATSKLSRLEDLEVLTSLGFRGEALSSVSAVSKVTITSKSLDEEMGSISEFEEGRLIDQRVCAYSGGTEIRIGDLFYNTPARRKHLARDQKEELLIKDLLNKLALSHPQIDFSLISRGKTIMDTTGAGSLLQVISLLYGENLSQNLIELEYENQPMLLKGFIGNLQTTRASREDQIFFINQRFIKSRALADAFEEAYSGYLMKNTHPLGIIFLDLPSRMLDVNIHPAKTEIKILNQSLIQILFRQGIREHLKKANLVVDIAEVVKAEQEEKPDFQPQVIQDSFIKKKEKLADEDISQSATDKRSTQPTSSASLTIPGEETQNSLYAKALKDKHIIEDSIIAKKDLVLPEIKIEDKAIPQAGCSNQIMEERINYQKSGQVQDSSDFIGQKPVSKNRLPRPDFLKMKLIGQLFDIYILLQSQDQVYLIDQHAAHEAFLTQEFESIFAGDHAIPSQQLLSPLTLKFRPKDKKAVVENLGLFKQMGFETEIFGEACLLVRSVPIILGETLELSFLEDFIAEYSGTGFAAWEDKNPLAEPIKNRLITMACKAAIKGGQALSESEIKVLLERLMELDNPFTCPHGRPIILRLKEYELMKLFKRVV, via the coding sequence ATGTTAAGTGCGGAGACCATTAACAAAATAGCAGCCGGGGAAGTAATTGTTCGTCCGGTTTCGGTTGTCAAGGAACTGGTTGAAAACTCAATTGATGCCGGGGCAAAAAAGATTGCTGTCACGCTGGAAGCTGGGGGAAAACAGTCCATAACAGTTAGAGATGATGGCTGCGGGATTGCTTATAAAGAAGTTCCGCTGGCCTTTAAACGCCATGCAACCAGCAAACTGTCACGGCTTGAAGACCTTGAAGTCTTAACATCACTGGGCTTTCGCGGTGAGGCGCTTTCTAGTGTTTCGGCCGTTTCCAAGGTGACCATTACAAGCAAAAGCCTTGATGAAGAGATGGGCAGTATCAGTGAGTTTGAAGAAGGACGGCTTATTGATCAGCGGGTTTGCGCTTATTCAGGTGGGACAGAAATCCGGATCGGCGACTTATTTTATAATACACCAGCCCGTAGAAAACATCTGGCCAGAGACCAGAAGGAAGAACTGCTGATTAAAGATTTACTGAACAAACTGGCCCTTTCACATCCTCAGATCGATTTTTCATTAATTTCCAGAGGTAAAACCATTATGGACACCACTGGTGCCGGCAGTCTATTGCAGGTAATCAGTTTACTGTACGGTGAAAACCTGTCACAAAATCTGATTGAGCTTGAATACGAAAATCAGCCTATGCTTTTAAAAGGCTTTATCGGTAATCTGCAAACGACTCGGGCAAGCCGGGAAGATCAGATCTTTTTTATCAATCAGCGTTTTATTAAAAGTCGGGCCCTGGCCGATGCCTTTGAGGAGGCTTATTCCGGTTATCTGATGAAAAACACCCATCCTTTGGGGATTATTTTTCTCGATTTGCCTAGTCGGATGCTGGATGTCAATATTCATCCGGCTAAAACTGAAATCAAAATCCTAAATCAGAGCTTGATTCAAATTCTATTTAGGCAGGGAATCAGAGAACACTTAAAAAAGGCAAATCTGGTGGTCGATATTGCTGAAGTTGTGAAAGCGGAACAAGAAGAAAAGCCGGATTTTCAGCCCCAGGTGATTCAGGATTCTTTTATTAAAAAGAAAGAAAAGCTGGCAGATGAAGATATCAGTCAAAGCGCTACAGATAAAAGATCGACTCAACCGACTTCATCAGCGAGCCTGACAATCCCGGGTGAAGAAACGCAGAACAGCCTTTACGCAAAGGCCTTAAAAGATAAGCATATAATAGAAGATAGTATAATAGCCAAAAAAGATCTTGTTCTACCGGAAATCAAAATCGAAGATAAAGCGATTCCTCAAGCTGGCTGTTCAAATCAGATAATGGAAGAAAGAATTAATTATCAGAAGTCAGGGCAGGTCCAGGATTCTAGTGACTTTATCGGCCAAAAGCCGGTGTCCAAGAATCGTTTGCCACGGCCTGACTTTTTAAAAATGAAATTAATCGGGCAGTTATTTGATATCTATATTTTACTGCAGTCACAGGATCAGGTCTATTTAATCGATCAGCATGCCGCGCATGAAGCCTTTCTGACGCAGGAGTTTGAGTCTATTTTTGCCGGAGACCATGCAATTCCGTCTCAGCAGCTGCTGTCACCCCTGACGTTAAAATTTCGGCCCAAAGATAAAAAAGCGGTTGTAGAGAACCTGGGACTTTTTAAACAGATGGGGTTTGAAACAGAAATATTTGGCGAAGCCTGTCTTTTAGTGCGCAGTGTCCCGATCATTTTAGGCGAAACGTTGGAACTGTCATTCCTAGAAGATTTTATAGCAGAATACAGCGGTACAGGCTTTGCTGCCTGGGAGGATAAAAACCCCCTTGCAGAGCCGATTAAAAACCGACTGATTACTATGGCCTGCAAGGCTGCAATTAAGGGCGGCCAGGCTTTATCGGAATCGGAAATAAAAGTCCTGCTGGAGCGGTTGATGGAGCTTGATAATCCTTTTACCTGTCCTCATGGCCGGCCGATTATCTTACGACTTAAAGAATACGAACTGATGAAACTCTTTAAACGGGTGGTGTAA
- a CDS encoding peptidylprolyl isomerase — protein sequence MEKTPLATVEGKEIYSTDLENLIKQLPQEQAQQFQTREGRRQLLEELVAQELFYLEGKAAKADETEEFKAMVKDAEEKLLKTHMIAQFMMNISVPDEEVQKFYDENPDQFIAPDSIRALHVLVPTEEQAAQIIDEIKDGKTFEDAAKEFSVCPSKDQGGDLGYFSKGKMVPEFETAAFALEVDEMTEVPVQTQFGFHIIKVVDRKISETIPFEAVKENARNFLLREKQNRSFIGKVEELKGKYKVDMKSAF from the coding sequence ATGGAAAAAACCCCTTTAGCTACTGTTGAAGGTAAAGAAATTTATTCAACAGACCTCGAGAACCTGATTAAACAATTACCCCAGGAGCAGGCACAACAGTTTCAAACCCGCGAAGGCCGACGTCAGTTACTGGAAGAATTAGTGGCTCAGGAGCTATTCTATCTGGAAGGAAAAGCAGCCAAAGCAGATGAAACCGAAGAATTTAAAGCTATGGTTAAAGATGCTGAGGAAAAACTTTTAAAAACTCATATGATTGCCCAGTTCATGATGAATATATCTGTCCCTGATGAAGAAGTACAGAAATTCTACGATGAAAACCCAGATCAGTTTATTGCACCTGACAGCATTCGCGCTCTTCATGTACTGGTGCCAACAGAAGAACAGGCGGCACAGATTATTGATGAAATTAAAGATGGCAAAACTTTTGAAGATGCTGCCAAAGAATTCTCTGTTTGCCCCTCAAAAGATCAGGGCGGTGATTTAGGCTACTTCTCAAAAGGTAAAATGGTACCGGAATTCGAAACTGCGGCTTTTGCTCTGGAAGTTGACGAAATGACTGAAGTACCAGTACAGACGCAATTTGGTTTCCATATCATCAAGGTTGTGGACCGAAAAATTTCTGAAACCATCCCCTTTGAAGCTGTTAAGGAAAATGCCCGCAATTTCCTGCTGCGCGAAAAACAAAACCGATCTTTTATCGGAAAAGTTGAAGAATTAAAAGGAAAATATAAAGTCGATATGAAATCTGCTTTTTAA
- a CDS encoding methionine gamma-lyase family protein yields MKEDTINTFLKNQFHIDETVYQYVEKIEKQVAGKNKAIDELGELHQYRVIAAMQKHKLSERHFAVATGYGYDDLGREAVESIFADVFGAEDALVRPHISSGTHAISLGLYGVLRPGDELLAISGLPYDTIQTVIGLNDKSQGHGTLKEFGIQYNQIELKESGAFDEAAILAAINDRTKMIYIQRSTGYGWRKAISLDEMEAVIRKIRAVKKDLIIFVDNCYGEFLDSKEPVAVGADLMAGSLIKNPGGGLAPTGGYLAGRKDLIHLAACRLAAPGVARETGATLGINRTILQGLFLAPTVVAQALKSAVLVAAAYRTLGYPVCPEVDSYRSDIIQSVKLGSPEAVKIFCRAIQEAAPVDSFLTPEPWDMPGYADPVIMAAGAFIQGSSIELSADAPMRAPYIVYFQGGLTYAHGKMGLMLSLSRLQQEKLIKIEKEVQNDN; encoded by the coding sequence TTGAAAGAAGACACAATCAATACGTTTTTAAAGAATCAGTTTCATATAGATGAAACAGTTTATCAGTATGTCGAAAAAATTGAGAAGCAGGTAGCAGGTAAAAACAAGGCTATCGATGAGTTGGGTGAACTGCATCAGTATCGTGTAATTGCTGCCATGCAAAAACATAAGCTTAGTGAACGGCATTTTGCCGTAGCGACAGGTTATGGCTATGATGATCTAGGACGAGAAGCGGTAGAAAGTATTTTTGCTGATGTTTTTGGCGCCGAGGATGCTTTGGTCAGGCCTCATATTTCATCGGGAACCCATGCCATCAGTTTAGGTCTGTATGGGGTGTTAAGACCGGGTGATGAACTCTTGGCCATTTCCGGACTTCCATACGATACCATCCAAACGGTAATCGGGCTTAATGACAAATCCCAGGGGCATGGAACCCTAAAAGAATTTGGGATTCAATATAATCAGATTGAATTGAAGGAATCAGGAGCGTTTGATGAAGCTGCTATTCTGGCAGCCATTAATGATCGGACAAAAATGATCTATATTCAGCGCTCAACCGGTTACGGCTGGCGCAAGGCTATTAGCCTTGATGAAATGGAAGCAGTGATCAGAAAAATCAGAGCTGTCAAAAAAGATCTGATAATTTTTGTTGATAATTGTTATGGCGAATTTTTGGATAGCAAAGAGCCGGTCGCAGTCGGTGCTGACCTGATGGCAGGCTCGCTGATAAAGAATCCCGGAGGCGGATTGGCTCCGACGGGCGGTTATCTGGCCGGACGAAAAGATCTGATTCACCTGGCGGCCTGTCGTCTGGCAGCTCCGGGAGTGGCCCGGGAAACTGGGGCGACGCTGGGGATTAACCGAACGATATTGCAGGGACTTTTCCTGGCTCCAACGGTTGTCGCTCAGGCATTAAAATCAGCGGTTTTAGTGGCGGCGGCCTACAGGACTCTGGGTTATCCGGTTTGTCCGGAAGTTGATTCCTATCGCAGTGATATCATACAGAGTGTTAAACTAGGTAGTCCTGAGGCAGTGAAAATTTTCTGTCGGGCCATCCAGGAAGCGGCACCGGTGGATAGTTTTTTAACACCTGAACCCTGGGATATGCCAGGCTATGCTGATCCGGTGATTATGGCAGCCGGTGCTTTTATACAAGGTTCCTCTATCGAACTATCTGCTGATGCACCGATGAGAGCACCCTATATTGTTTATTTCCAGGGGGGATTAACCTATGCCCACGGCAAAATGGGCCTGATGCTGAGTCTTTCCCGTCTACAGCAAGAAAAGTTAATAAAGATAGAAAAAGAGGTACAAAATGATAACTAA